The Brassica napus cultivar Da-Ae chromosome C7, Da-Ae, whole genome shotgun sequence genomic interval GAGGGTGCACAGTAAATGTCATGAAACACGTAAGGATCTCTGGTGGAAAGAAACCTATACAAGTCattattaaatatgaaaatacatatgcAATAAATGAATGACCAATGATTAACTTCTTCACATACAAATTCATAAGATTTCCCATAAGTACTACAGTCAGTGAGTGAGAGAAGCTATACTAGTTACCTCTTGACCAACTCAGCATAGTTTAAAGGAAAGGAATCTCCATCGTCATTCTCATCCCCACTAGGCAACCCACTCCTCGAGTACCAAGCATGATATCTTCTAGGAAGAAGCTCATGCTCAAGAAGTTCATGTCGCAACAGTGCATAAGTTCTCTGGCATGGCCCAGAGGAAAGTAAGTGGAGCATCAAAAAGTAAACTTCCCGCATGTCCAAATCGATGTTAGGTACAACATTTTGAGCAATAATATCTGGGTCTGCCATCTGCACATTCCCTGGCAATTTTTTAGACAAACTCAAAGGTTTCATCGGGGGAGAGACTGAATCGGCTTTCGGAGTAATTTTCCTAAGAGCCATCAGACCCTGTCAATTTTCCAGATATTGACGTCAGTTATCAACGCAAAGACAACAGCTACAACCCAAAGAGACAGACacaaacttcaaaaagatatattattttcaaccAGAAGAGAAGTGAAAATAAGATCCTAAGCAGTCTTCTGCTAGCTATACTCTGAAAAACTACAGATAACGTCATCTCTAAGCTATGAGTGTATTAAACATCCCTAACCACGTAGTTCCTATCAGTTCTTATGTTTTTTCTACTCTATGGAAAATTACAGGACAACATCAGAGATCTAGAGGGATCGCAAGGAACGTCGAAACCAATGCATCTCTACACTTTGAGCATACCAAAAATCCTTAACCAAGTAGTTCCTATCAAATTCGTCACACCAAACTATCTAAATTAGTAcatgataaagaaaaaaaagcgaACAACTTGGCGTAGTATCATCCTTATACAAATGCTTAACTATGTCTACTCTATCATTGTACAAAtgtttaaaatacaatatttatcGATCACAAGGATCACCATTGCGCACCAAAAGGGACTTAAAACTAAATAACTGAAGTATCCAAGATCACGAACTCCACTGAATAGACTTCTAAAATTATCTTTTACTAAAATATCTAAGGTTCCATAAGAAGTCCTTTTCCCACAACACACATATCAAATACATGCCAAAGCTTTTCATGCTAATGTTTTCACCAAATCTACATCAAATCAAAATGTAAGTTAACTTTCGAATAAACAAGAGAGCTTAGAGACTGAACCTCCAAGGAGAACAACGATCACAGACCAAAACCATAACACATTGTATCTATCTGCAACACtaaaactccaaaccctaaattcgAAACGCCCGATCTCTAACAACCAGATAAATCCAAACGCAAATTCAATCAAACGTTGCAATACAGAATCCAGATTGGCCACAGCACATGCACAATACCATCGAATAGTTCCTCAGCTTCATCAAAAAACCCCTCAAAACAGGAAacaaaagtataagaaaagttCGTCCAACCTGGCGTCTAAGTGTCCAAGAAAACGGCGGCGGTTTTAGTGAGTTGCTGAAACGCTCAGGTTCGTTTGGATTCGGCGGAGACGGGATTGAATCCAGATTCCCCGAGATCAGTCAATTTAGGTTTCGTTGATTATTCGAAAGGAAGAGGATCAGAATCAAAGTGGCGTGTATAACTGTCAATCTTGTGAGGGTCTGATAGTTATGGTGTTGTTAGTGTTGTTGAGCATCGGGTGTAGAAGGccaaggatttttttttttttttgggtggaGAAACGCACTTGgatagaagaagaaacagaacaaCTAAACGAACTTGGCCCTTTAAACGATGCGTTTTGCTGTTATTTTAGCACCTAGGGAAGGGTTCGGTCACGTATAAATTAACTTTGTTTCGATTCCGTGACAAAAGTGGCTGTAGTTTAGTGGTGAGAATTCCACGTTGTGGCCGTGGAGACCTGGGCTCGAATCCCAGCAGCCACATCTGTTTTTTTTCGGTTACTGGATTTAATCTTAAAGATATTGAGTTTCGGGCTCGTGGCCCATTGGTTTTTTTTAATAGTCTactttaatgatttttttttttttactttaatgattttcctttgttttttgttttgattaataaagcccttttaaattttattttcacttttatttatatgttattaaTTGTTTGGAGTATAAATTGATGAGAAATTAATTGACTGCATATTTGATGCATTGTTTTCTATAATGAACTTTAATCATACAACAAATCATGAACACACAAAGTTAAAGAGATTGATGAGAGAAAATGTTTCAATGCCAGACTTCAAATTCATCAATCTCTTGTTAATCAGAGTCCAAATGCATTGCTAGTGCTACCAaacaaatatgtaaaaaaaagtCACTGATTTAATTGTTTAGTGATCTTAATGTAAAGATAAAAACAGTATGCATATAGCAAAAAATAAGTAGAAAGCAAACATAACATCACAACAAAGGAGAAGAAAAAGCGTATACATGTTTTAGTAACGTCTCTCAGAAGAATATAAAAGCTAATTTAACTAGaacaataccaaaaaaaaaaaataggctGAGATGAGTTTTTACTTTGTGTAcaacacatcttcccatgggtGACGGTACAATGGCTGCTTCAACCTCTTCTGATCAAAGGTGTGTCCAATCAAACCGATGGAGCGAGCAAGAACAAAGAGGCCATTGAGATAACCAATCTGAACAATCTCGTATATCTCTTGCTTAGTGAACATCCCACTTCCAGCTAGAAGGTCCAAGAAGAGAGACCCGATGGCTCCATCAACGTTGAGTACGAGGTTGTTCGCCTTTGAGAGCGCGTAGCTTTCCACTGTTACTGCATACTCCATGTACTTCACTGATGGGAAGTTGGACCGAGCAAATTTCTGAAGCAGCTCCACTCTCTTGTCTCTGTTGTCTCTGCTCTTGATCCTACCAAGCAGAACTCATGTGAGGTTTCATTCTCGTTTCCTTATTACAAGAAGTggtttcttttataaatccCGGGGACTCGGattcctttcttcttcattcCCTCGACGAACTCATAAGGTGTGAGATTTTGTAACAAGCAACCAATTAGAGATCAGAGACTCAAGAACTTATGGTAGTTGCAGTTGGGGAGATGATATAGTATTTTACCCTGTCACAAGCGTCCTTGAAGTATCGTGCAGCGTCATCAATGGCACCACCAAATCGAGGACCAATGGTTAATAAACCTGTAGAAAAATTTAACAGTCTTAGAGATTATTATCATTGCACGGCCAAAGAAAACCATTGTGTTTGTTGGAGATGTTGACTGACCTGAGACAAGACTTGAGACAAGGTCTTTCCCTGCTCTTGCTGTTACAATGGTGTTGTGGGCGCCAGAGACGCATGGACCGTGATCAGCACACAACATTACGCATATCTATCTCAGTGCATTTTTCCAAAAGTGGCATAGACCAGAGTTAATCTCACTACACAATAGTATGAGAACATTGTATATTTGAGAAAGAATAGATTCAAAAGCAAAAGAGAGAAGCTGAGATGAGACCTCAATGAATTTTGTACAGTAACGAGGAAGACTACGTTTGAACCAAAGCAGGGAGATGACATCACCCACTCCTAAGCCTTGTTCGATGATTGAAGACATTGGAACACCAGCATAGCATGGTTCCTCCCCTGCAAAATTAGTGTTGAcaattataagaaaatggacTGAAAGGGGCATATGAATATAGAGAAGACTATGGTTTAGTGTCCATAAGAATACCTATGTCATCAGAAATGGTTGAGATGATGTGAGTAGGAGCCCGGACTTTCTCGCTCTTAATTGCGGAGCTTAGATCCTCAGGGATTTGTGGAGGAGTGACTTCCTGTTAGGAAATACGCGGTCAAATTTTGCGGAAAAAACCAGAATTTATGGGAGCGGGAAAACGcacacaaaattgttaacggagttcggtCAATAttgcctacgtctccggacctgctacagatcttttattatcaacccGGGAAATTTTACAAACTCTCAACTCACAcccgatcccaaatacactCAAGAAATTATTCGTAATTTCTTAAAAAGAAAGATTTTCTCACaagaaagatattttttttttctctcttgcactctctcttcttctcttctcttgttctctcttactttgtttttcttgtttgggatgaatttccccttctccttcatgcaTGTATTTATAGGAGGGTGATTTGTGAGTTGGTGGTGAGTTGGTGTAACAACCAAACTTAccaaccaaaaaccaaaaaaacgtgtttcttttttgatcaacaatctcccacttgaagACTGATTTCAATCTGTCTTCACACTTTGATCGACGTAGCAGGTCTTCTCAGCTTGTTACTCTGACAAGCCAACTGAGGTTACACACAACCTCAGCTTATCATACGGCACGACCTTCGTTAGCATGTCTGCCGGATTCTTGCTTCCTGGGATCTTCTCAAGCACCAACATTTCATCTTCCAACGCTGATCTGATGAAATGATATCGACGATGTATGTGCTTCGTCCGAGCATGGTAAACTGGATTCTTTGCCAAGTCGATGGCACTCTTACTATCACAGTACAACACACTTTTCTCTTGGCCATGGCTTAGCTCCTCTAGAAAAGACTGTAGCCATATCATCTCTTTTGTTGCCTCCGTTACCGCAACATACTCAGCTTCACAGCTTGATAGAGATACAATTTTCTGCAACTTTGAAACCCAACAAATTGCAGTACCGCCAAAGGTGTAGACATACCCGATTGTGCTCTTCGTGCTGTCAATGTCACCTCCATTGTCAGCAT includes:
- the LOC125575390 gene encoding ATP-citrate synthase beta chain protein 2-like, with translation MLCADHGPCVSGAHNTIVTARAGKDLVSSLVSGLLTIGPRFGGAIDDAARYFKDACDRSRDNRDKRVELLQKFARSNFPSVKYMEYAVTVESYALSKANNLVLNVDGAIGSLFLDLLAGSGMFTKQEIYEIVQIGYLNGLFVLARSIGLIGHTFDQKRLKQPLYRHPWEDVLYTK